Proteins encoded by one window of Luteimonas yindakuii:
- the rapZ gene encoding RNase adapter RapZ codes for MSERPLMVVVSGLSGSGKSVALKTLEDLDYYCTDNLPADLLPAFVRSVGGLQETPPKLAVSIDVRNRHQDLAQIPQWLSAVGELGFDPRLVFFDADDAVLIKRYADTRRRHPLSHFGLALADAIALERQVLKPLRSLADVNIDTTDLNVHQLRRRVITELGLADSSLSLLFESFAYRRGVPADADFVFDARGLPNPHWDPRLRPLSGRDSEVAEYLDGSPDFADYLSQVSGFLDNWLPRMRSGTRSYVTVAIGCSGGRHRSVYLAEKLAAHARDNGWDDVATYHRELD; via the coding sequence ATGAGCGAACGGCCTTTGATGGTGGTGGTGTCGGGCCTGTCGGGCAGTGGCAAGTCGGTGGCACTGAAGACGCTGGAGGACCTCGACTACTACTGCACCGACAACCTGCCCGCCGACCTGTTGCCCGCGTTCGTGCGCAGCGTCGGCGGGCTGCAGGAAACGCCGCCGAAACTCGCGGTCAGCATCGACGTGCGCAACCGCCACCAGGACCTGGCCCAGATCCCGCAATGGCTGTCGGCGGTGGGCGAGCTGGGCTTCGATCCGCGGCTGGTGTTCTTCGATGCCGACGACGCCGTGCTGATCAAGCGCTATGCGGATACCCGCAGGCGCCACCCGCTCAGCCACTTCGGCCTGGCGCTCGCGGATGCGATCGCGCTCGAACGCCAGGTCCTCAAGCCGCTGCGCTCGCTGGCCGACGTCAACATCGACACCACCGACCTCAACGTCCACCAGCTGCGCCGCCGGGTGATCACCGAACTCGGCCTGGCCGATTCGTCGCTGTCGCTGCTGTTCGAATCCTTCGCCTACCGCCGCGGGGTACCGGCGGATGCGGACTTCGTATTCGATGCGCGGGGTCTGCCGAACCCGCACTGGGACCCGCGGCTGCGGCCGCTGTCGGGACGCGATTCGGAAGTGGCCGAGTACCTCGACGGCAGTCCCGACTTCGCCGACTACCTCTCACAGGTCTCCGGCTTCCTCGACAACTGGCTGCCGCGCATGCGCTCGGGTACGCGCAGCTACGTGACCGTCGCCATCGGCTGCAGCGGCGGCCGCCACCGCTCGGTCTATCTCGCCGAGAAGCTGGCGGCGCATGCGCGCGACAACGGCTGGGACGACGTGGCGACGTACCACCGCGAACTGGACTGA
- a CDS encoding amino acid permease yields MSAPETSIPARAAASPAHALKPRQLVMMGLGSAIGAGLFLGSGVGIQVAGPAVLLSYLIAGALVIVVMHALGEMAAAKPASGAFSVYAEDAMGATAGATVGWLWWLQVVVVVAAEAVGAAGLLATIWPGLSVPGLTLAFMAVFTAINLLGVRNFGEFEFWFAILKVIAILAFIAIGIALVMGWLPGVASPGLTNFTAHGGFAPNGLMGVGAALLVVVFAFGGTEIVAIAAAETADPARSLARAIRTVAWRILVFYLGSIAVIVAVVPWTSPALASPFAAVLEAARIPGAATAITLVAVIALLSALNANLYGASRMIWSLARRGEAPAVLGRSDRRMVPIAAVLASVAFGFATAALELLYPQRVLPMLLNIVGATCLLVWTIALVSQLILRRRADRAGTELAYRMRAFPLPTLCALAILGLIFVLLVASPETRTQFLSMAALTATIAIVSALVRRQRGRG; encoded by the coding sequence ATGTCAGCCCCCGAAACCTCGATTCCCGCCCGCGCCGCCGCGTCGCCGGCACACGCACTCAAGCCTCGCCAGCTGGTGATGATGGGCCTGGGCAGCGCGATCGGCGCCGGCCTGTTCCTCGGCTCCGGCGTCGGCATCCAGGTCGCGGGGCCCGCGGTGCTGCTGTCGTACCTGATCGCCGGCGCGCTGGTGATCGTGGTGATGCACGCGCTCGGCGAGATGGCGGCAGCGAAGCCCGCCAGCGGTGCGTTCTCGGTCTACGCCGAGGATGCGATGGGAGCCACCGCAGGCGCCACGGTCGGTTGGCTGTGGTGGCTGCAGGTGGTCGTCGTGGTCGCGGCCGAAGCGGTGGGCGCGGCCGGGCTGCTGGCCACGATCTGGCCCGGCCTGTCGGTGCCCGGGCTGACGCTTGCGTTCATGGCGGTGTTCACCGCGATCAACCTGCTCGGCGTGCGCAACTTCGGCGAGTTCGAGTTCTGGTTCGCGATCCTCAAGGTGATCGCGATCCTCGCCTTCATCGCCATCGGCATCGCGCTGGTGATGGGCTGGCTGCCGGGCGTCGCCTCGCCGGGCCTTACCAACTTCACCGCGCATGGGGGCTTTGCACCCAACGGCCTGATGGGTGTGGGCGCGGCGCTGCTGGTGGTGGTGTTCGCGTTCGGCGGCACCGAGATCGTCGCGATCGCCGCCGCCGAGACCGCGGACCCGGCGCGCAGCCTGGCCCGTGCCATCCGCACCGTGGCCTGGCGCATCCTGGTGTTCTACCTCGGTTCGATCGCGGTGATCGTGGCGGTGGTGCCGTGGACCAGCCCCGCGCTGGCGTCGCCGTTCGCCGCGGTGCTGGAGGCCGCGCGCATCCCGGGTGCGGCCACCGCGATCACCCTGGTCGCGGTGATCGCGTTGCTGTCGGCGCTCAATGCCAACCTGTACGGTGCGTCGCGGATGATCTGGTCCCTGGCACGGCGTGGCGAGGCGCCGGCCGTGCTCGGCCGCAGCGACCGCCGCATGGTGCCGATCGCCGCCGTGCTGGCCAGCGTGGCGTTCGGCTTCGCCACCGCAGCGCTGGAACTGCTGTATCCGCAGCGGGTGCTGCCGATGCTGCTCAACATCGTCGGTGCCACCTGCCTGCTGGTGTGGACGATCGCGCTGGTGTCGCAACTGATCCTGCGCCGGCGTGCCGACCGCGCGGGAACCGAACTGGCCTACCGGATGCGCGCGTTCCCGCTGCCGACGCTGTGCGCGCTGGCGATCCTCGGCCTGATCTTCGTCCTGCTGGTTGCGTCGCCCGAGACGCGCACGCAGTTCCTGTCGATGGCAGCGCTGACCGCGACCATCGCCATCGTCAGCGCCCTCGTGCGCAGGCAGCGCGGCCGCGGCTGA
- a CDS encoding HPr family phosphocarrier protein, with the protein MIQRDLMITNRLGLHARATARLVQLLSGYRCNATLVAKGREVNAKSIMGVMLLAAGPGTPVVLRVDGEDEIAAANAVAALFERRFDEDS; encoded by the coding sequence ATGATCCAGCGCGACCTGATGATCACCAACCGGCTCGGCCTGCATGCGCGCGCCACCGCCCGGCTGGTGCAGCTGCTGTCCGGCTACCGGTGCAACGCGACGCTGGTGGCCAAGGGCCGCGAAGTCAACGCCAAGAGCATCATGGGGGTGATGCTGCTCGCCGCCGGGCCGGGAACGCCGGTGGTGCTGCGCGTGGATGGCGAGGACGAAATCGCCGCCGCCAACGCGGTCGCTGCGCTGTTCGAACGCCGCTTCGACGAGGACAGTTGA
- the ruvX gene encoding Holliday junction resolvase RuvX produces MPTNRADAIRADGTVFGFDVGARRIGIAVGSRFGHGARALAVIDVHDGQPDWNAIDRLRQEWKPDGIIVGDPMTLDGGDQPIRRRAHRFARDLRARYRLPVLLMDERSSSIEAAQRFAEQRAEGRRRRRDAGALDAVAAAIILERWLAAPDDAVPLPQD; encoded by the coding sequence ATGCCCACCAACCGTGCCGACGCCATCCGCGCCGACGGCACCGTGTTCGGTTTCGATGTCGGCGCACGGCGGATCGGCATCGCGGTCGGCAGCCGTTTCGGCCATGGCGCGCGCGCGCTGGCAGTGATCGACGTGCACGACGGCCAGCCGGACTGGAACGCGATCGACCGCCTGCGCCAGGAGTGGAAGCCGGACGGGATCATCGTCGGTGATCCGATGACACTCGACGGCGGCGACCAGCCGATCCGCCGCCGCGCGCACCGGTTCGCGCGCGACCTGCGTGCGCGCTATCGCCTGCCGGTGCTGCTGATGGACGAGCGTTCCAGTTCGATCGAGGCCGCGCAGCGGTTCGCCGAACAACGCGCCGAGGGCCGGCGCCGGCGTCGCGATGCCGGTGCGCTGGACGCGGTGGCCGCGGCGATCATCCTCGAACGCTGGCTGGCGGCGCCCGATGACGCGGTGCCGCTGCCGCAGGATTGA
- the hprK gene encoding HPr(Ser) kinase/phosphatase — protein MTASITAKELFDQQQERLQLRWAAGQGGQQRVLQSVETVARRPSLAGYLNIIYPNKVQILGTEELAWLDELDARLRWETIARIMEFRPLALVVSKSQPCPEDLLEAAEESRTPLWMSPRRGHELLNHLQYHLARMLAPRVTLHGVFMEIYSIGVLITGESGSGKSELALELITRGHRLVADDAPEFTQIAPDVLDGTCPELLQDLLELRGLGVLNIREMFGDTAVKRNKYLRLIVHLARPDHYEPGAQPDGMARLTGDLGVREVLELKVPTITLPVMPGRNLAVLTEAAARTHILRAKGVDPAAAFLARHSHFLERGTP, from the coding sequence ATGACCGCCAGCATCACCGCCAAGGAACTCTTCGACCAGCAGCAGGAGCGTCTGCAGCTGCGCTGGGCCGCCGGCCAGGGCGGCCAGCAACGCGTGCTGCAGTCGGTGGAAACGGTGGCGCGGCGGCCGTCGCTGGCGGGGTATCTCAACATCATCTATCCCAACAAGGTGCAGATCCTCGGCACGGAGGAACTGGCCTGGCTGGATGAGCTCGATGCCCGCCTGCGCTGGGAGACGATCGCCAGGATCATGGAATTCCGGCCGCTCGCGCTGGTGGTGAGCAAGAGCCAGCCCTGCCCCGAGGACCTGCTCGAGGCGGCGGAAGAATCCAGGACGCCGCTGTGGATGTCGCCCCGCCGCGGCCACGAGCTGCTCAACCACCTGCAGTACCACCTGGCGCGGATGCTGGCGCCGCGGGTCACCCTGCACGGGGTGTTCATGGAGATCTATTCGATCGGCGTGCTGATCACCGGGGAATCCGGCTCCGGCAAGAGCGAGCTGGCGCTGGAACTGATCACCCGTGGCCACCGGCTGGTCGCCGACGATGCGCCGGAATTCACCCAGATCGCACCCGACGTGCTCGACGGCACCTGTCCGGAGCTGTTGCAGGACCTGCTGGAGCTGCGCGGACTGGGCGTGCTCAATATCCGCGAGATGTTCGGCGACACCGCGGTCAAGCGGAACAAGTACCTGCGCCTGATCGTGCATCTCGCGCGGCCCGACCATTACGAACCTGGCGCGCAGCCCGACGGCATGGCGCGCCTGACCGGCGACCTCGGCGTGCGCGAGGTGCTGGAGCTGAAGGTCCCGACGATCACCCTGCCGGTGATGCCGGGCCGCAACCTCGCGGTGCTGACCGAAGCCGCTGCACGCACGCATATCCTGCGCGCCAAGGGGGTCGATCCGGCCGCCGCCTTCCTGGCGCGCCATTCGCATTTTCTGGAGAGGGGAACGCCATGA
- the mgtE gene encoding magnesium transporter → MAENARHDKTARQLRLLSDALDSGRLGPVRRLVNTLAPAEIGNLLESLPHDKRMVVWGLVDAEDDGEVLVHVGDEVRESLIADMDPDELVAAVEDLDIDDLADLVDDLPEAVSEQLLRSMDRENRERLEQALSYEEDTAGRLMNPDVVTVRADTTVEVVLRFLRLRGELPEHTDHLYVVNRRHQLIGWVALQDLVTCEPGTPLNQLIDDSLTSIHVAESAQEVARQFSDHDWVSAPVVDDGNVLLGRITIDDVVDIIREQAEHQVLGAAGLDEDEDLFSPVRRAVRGRVVWLCINLLTAFLAASVIGQFEATIERIVALAVLMPIVAGIGGNASVQVLTLMVRGIALGQVGGSNAGILMWKELRVALINGLLIGGLVGLVALVWFRDWDLSLVIAAALVINFCSAALAGVLVPLVMKRMRIDPAVAGTVVVTAVTDVMGFFSFLGLATLVLLR, encoded by the coding sequence ATGGCCGAGAACGCCCGCCACGACAAGACCGCGCGCCAGCTGCGTCTGCTCTCCGACGCCCTGGACAGCGGGCGGCTGGGCCCGGTACGTCGGCTGGTCAACACCCTGGCGCCGGCCGAGATCGGCAACCTGCTCGAGTCACTGCCCCACGACAAGCGCATGGTCGTGTGGGGGCTGGTGGATGCCGAGGATGACGGCGAAGTGCTGGTGCATGTCGGCGACGAGGTGCGCGAGAGCCTGATCGCCGACATGGATCCCGACGAACTGGTGGCCGCGGTCGAGGATCTCGACATCGACGACCTCGCCGACCTCGTCGACGACCTGCCCGAGGCGGTGAGCGAGCAGCTGCTGCGCTCGATGGACCGCGAGAACCGCGAGCGGCTCGAACAGGCGCTGTCCTACGAGGAGGACACCGCCGGGCGCCTGATGAACCCCGACGTGGTGACAGTACGCGCCGACACCACGGTCGAAGTGGTGCTGCGCTTCCTGCGCCTGCGCGGCGAACTGCCCGAGCACACCGACCATCTGTACGTGGTCAACCGCCGCCACCAGCTGATCGGCTGGGTCGCGCTGCAGGACCTGGTGACCTGCGAGCCCGGCACGCCGCTCAACCAGCTGATCGACGATTCGCTGACCTCGATCCACGTCGCCGAATCCGCGCAGGAAGTCGCGCGGCAGTTCTCCGACCACGACTGGGTGTCGGCGCCGGTGGTCGATGACGGCAACGTGCTGCTCGGCCGCATCACCATCGACGACGTGGTCGACATCATCCGCGAGCAGGCCGAGCACCAGGTGCTTGGCGCCGCGGGTCTGGACGAGGACGAGGACCTGTTTTCGCCGGTGCGCCGCGCGGTGCGCGGACGCGTGGTGTGGCTGTGCATCAACCTGCTGACCGCGTTCCTGGCGGCGTCGGTGATCGGCCAGTTCGAGGCCACCATCGAGCGCATCGTTGCGCTCGCGGTGCTGATGCCGATCGTCGCCGGCATCGGCGGCAACGCGTCGGTGCAGGTGCTGACGCTGATGGTGCGCGGCATCGCGCTCGGCCAGGTGGGCGGCAGCAACGCCGGCATCCTGATGTGGAAGGAGTTGCGGGTTGCACTGATCAACGGCCTGCTGATCGGCGGACTGGTCGGTCTGGTGGCGCTGGTCTGGTTCCGCGACTGGGACCTGTCGCTGGTGATCGCCGCGGCGCTGGTGATCAACTTCTGTTCGGCCGCGCTGGCGGGCGTGCTGGTGCCGCTGGTGATGAAGCGCATGCGCATCGACCCGGCCGTCGCCGGCACCGTGGTGGTGACCGCGGTGACCGACGTCATGGGCTTCTTCAGCTTCCTTGGCTTGGCCACGCTGGTGCTGCTGCGCTGA
- the ptsP gene encoding phosphoenolpyruvate--protein phosphotransferase yields MRRAFTGHGASRGSALGHARVRLPHLFEVNEQHITEDHIASELARLHAAIHDVRAGLRAARERLHGALAHEVGEFLDLHALLLDDPELLQGLDDLIREGRYSADYALRLQRDRLAAVFATMDDAYFRSRSEDIDQVIGRVHAALHRGQAQVGGVAGEILVTDTVAPAELVQLQSEGVLAVVTTGGSLLSHASILARSLHLPLVVGAGDVLQHVNDGDVLAVDGAGGRVVLAPDASDLRDYRARRRDEQRERRQLHRLRREPTRTVDGVDIRLYANAESRADVAEAHALGAAGLGLYRTEYLFLQGDVAPDEEAQFRAYRDAVLGMTGRTVTIRTLDLGADKADRAGLTLPREPNPALGCRGVRLSLARGDIFAIQMRALLRASGYGPLRILVPMVASREEMLQVTALLKSTRDALRAEGHHVADEVPLGAMIEVPAAALALPSLTDTVDFLSIGTNDLVQYMLAADRNNDALEALQSPLHPAVMRVLRDVIRIGRMRGLPVAVCGEMAGDPAFVPLLLALGLEEFSLHPATLLEVRQAIRGCDLGALRRRAGALLRARDRAGIERWMRQATT; encoded by the coding sequence ATGCGGCGCGCCTTCACCGGGCATGGCGCGTCCCGGGGCAGCGCCCTGGGCCATGCGCGGGTGCGGCTGCCGCATCTGTTCGAGGTCAACGAACAGCACATCACCGAAGACCACATCGCGTCCGAACTGGCGCGCCTGCATGCGGCCATCCACGACGTGCGTGCCGGGCTGCGCGCCGCCCGCGAACGCCTGCACGGCGCGCTTGCGCACGAGGTCGGCGAGTTCCTGGACCTGCACGCGCTGCTGCTCGACGACCCCGAGCTGCTGCAGGGCCTGGACGACCTGATCCGCGAAGGCCGCTACAGCGCCGACTATGCCCTGCGCCTGCAACGCGACCGCCTCGCCGCGGTGTTCGCGACGATGGACGATGCGTACTTCCGCAGCCGCAGCGAGGACATCGACCAGGTCATCGGTCGCGTGCACGCCGCCCTGCACCGCGGCCAGGCGCAGGTGGGCGGCGTAGCGGGCGAGATCCTGGTCACCGATACGGTCGCCCCGGCCGAGCTGGTGCAACTGCAATCGGAAGGGGTGCTGGCGGTGGTGACCACTGGCGGCAGCCTGCTGTCGCATGCGTCGATCCTTGCCCGCAGCCTGCACCTGCCACTGGTGGTCGGCGCGGGTGACGTGCTGCAGCACGTCAACGACGGGGATGTGCTCGCTGTCGATGGCGCCGGCGGCCGCGTGGTGCTTGCGCCCGATGCCTCCGACCTGCGCGATTACCGCGCTCGCCGTCGCGACGAGCAACGCGAGCGCCGGCAGCTGCACCGGCTGCGTCGCGAGCCCACGCGCACCGTGGACGGGGTCGACATCCGCCTGTACGCCAATGCCGAATCGCGTGCCGACGTTGCCGAAGCGCACGCGCTCGGCGCGGCGGGACTCGGCCTGTACCGCACCGAATACCTGTTCCTGCAGGGCGACGTCGCGCCCGACGAGGAGGCTCAGTTCCGCGCCTACCGCGATGCCGTGCTGGGGATGACCGGGCGCACGGTGACGATCCGCACGCTCGACCTCGGCGCCGACAAGGCCGACCGCGCCGGCCTGACCCTCCCACGCGAGCCCAATCCCGCACTCGGTTGCCGTGGCGTGCGCCTGTCACTTGCCCGCGGCGATATCTTCGCGATCCAGATGCGTGCGTTGCTGCGCGCGTCCGGCTACGGTCCGTTGCGCATCCTGGTGCCGATGGTCGCCAGCCGCGAGGAGATGCTGCAGGTGACCGCGCTGCTGAAGTCCACGCGCGACGCGCTGCGTGCCGAAGGCCACCATGTCGCCGACGAGGTGCCGCTGGGCGCGATGATCGAGGTGCCGGCGGCGGCACTGGCCCTGCCCTCGCTGACCGATACGGTCGACTTCCTCTCCATCGGCACCAACGACCTCGTGCAGTACATGCTGGCCGCCGATCGCAACAACGACGCGCTCGAGGCGCTGCAGTCGCCGCTGCATCCGGCGGTGATGCGGGTCCTGCGCGATGTCATCCGCATCGGCCGCATGCGCGGGTTGCCGGTGGCGGTCTGCGGCGAGATGGCCGGTGACCCCGCATTCGTGCCACTGCTGCTCGCGCTCGGCCTCGAGGAATTCAGCCTGCACCCGGCGACGCTGCTGGAAGTGCGCCAGGCCATCCGTGGCTGCGACCTCGGCGCGCTGCGCCGACGCGCCGGTGCCCTGCTGCGCGCGCGCGACCGTGCCGGCATCGAGCGCTGGATGCGCCAGGCGACGACCTGA
- a CDS encoding FKBP-type peptidyl-prolyl cis-trans isomerase codes for MEIANRRVGTVHFTLRDEQGAEITSTRGHQPLVYLHGTGSIAAGLEQALEGRAAGDRFTVTVPPEQGFGPRHEALVQSVARDVLDARSEPVVGQKLQAQTARGPLDVVVTAVEADAIHVDGNHPLAGRPFVADVEVVDVRLATPEELQFGLG; via the coding sequence ATGGAGATCGCGAACCGCAGGGTCGGCACCGTCCACTTCACCCTGCGCGACGAGCAGGGCGCGGAAATCACCAGTACCCGCGGCCACCAGCCACTGGTCTACCTGCACGGCACCGGCAGCATCGCCGCCGGCCTCGAACAGGCCCTGGAAGGGCGGGCGGCGGGTGACCGTTTCACCGTGACCGTGCCCCCGGAACAGGGTTTCGGCCCGCGCCATGAGGCGCTAGTGCAGAGCGTGGCGCGCGACGTGCTCGATGCGCGCTCGGAACCGGTGGTGGGACAGAAGCTGCAGGCACAGACCGCGCGTGGTCCGCTGGACGTGGTGGTGACGGCGGTGGAGGCCGACGCCATCCATGTCGATGGCAACCACCCGCTTGCCGGGCGCCCGTTCGTGGCCGACGTCGAAGTGGTGGACGTACGACTGGCGACGCCCGAGGAACTGCAGTTCGGGCTGGGCTGA
- a CDS encoding DUF1294 domain-containing protein encodes MAAAPALGKVIEWDDARGFGFIQPHDDDRRLFFHIRDYRRSGRRPEVGEFVRFRQSRQADGRWCAQDVDRVAQRRRGAVRRAVSTDAPRIGRAAAAMPIAGYAALLAWSLMVGRVPIAVVAAVPVLSVITWLVYAADKRAAQARRQRVPEVHLHALELAGGWLGALLAQRMLHHKSRKRSYQAVFWIVVVLNVAAVIAWPELFGRGIAGMR; translated from the coding sequence ATGGCAGCCGCACCCGCCCTCGGCAAGGTCATCGAGTGGGACGATGCGCGCGGCTTCGGCTTCATCCAGCCGCACGACGACGATCGCCGGCTGTTCTTCCATATCCGCGACTATCGAAGGTCCGGGCGCCGGCCGGAAGTCGGCGAGTTCGTGCGCTTCCGGCAGTCGCGCCAGGCGGATGGCCGCTGGTGCGCGCAGGACGTGGACCGGGTCGCGCAACGCCGTCGTGGCGCGGTGCGTCGCGCAGTGTCAACGGACGCGCCGCGGATCGGCCGGGCCGCGGCAGCGATGCCCATCGCGGGCTACGCCGCACTGCTGGCGTGGTCGCTGATGGTGGGCCGCGTGCCGATTGCCGTCGTCGCCGCGGTGCCGGTTCTGTCGGTGATCACCTGGCTGGTCTATGCCGCCGACAAGCGCGCCGCACAGGCACGGCGCCAGCGCGTGCCGGAAGTCCACCTGCACGCGCTGGAGCTGGCCGGTGGCTGGCTGGGCGCCCTGCTCGCCCAGCGCATGCTCCACCACAAGAGCCGCAAACGGTCCTACCAGGCGGTGTTCTGGATCGTGGTGGTGCTGAACGTGGCGGCTGTCATCGCGTGGCCGGAGTTGTTCGGCCGGGGCATCGCCGGCATGCGCTGA
- a CDS encoding aspartate carbamoyltransferase catalytic subunit translates to MTEPMNEQLDPDGRLRHLLTLDGLPRPVMEALLDRAQAIVDHGVAGTPLAGQAVCTLFFEPSTRTRMSFQRAAQRLGADVLAFDASTSSTTKGETALDTLRNIEAMGVRGFVVRHAADGAVASLAAAAGAGTALVNAGDGRSAHPTQGLLDMLTLRQAKGRDFSALKVAIVGDIRHSRVARSDLHALRTLGAGEIRVCAPASLLPTDATLDGCQVFDDFDAALDGVDAVMMLRLQRERMEEGLVPSLEGYHRDYGLTMARLRRAAAEAVVLHPGPMNRGVEIDDEVADGPQSLILRQVANGVAVRAAVLEALLG, encoded by the coding sequence ATGACGGAACCCATGAACGAACAGCTCGATCCCGATGGCCGCCTGCGCCACCTGTTGACCCTGGACGGCCTGCCACGCCCGGTGATGGAAGCACTGCTCGACCGTGCGCAGGCGATCGTCGACCACGGTGTTGCCGGTACCCCGCTGGCCGGCCAGGCCGTGTGCACGCTGTTCTTCGAACCGTCGACGCGTACCCGCATGAGCTTCCAGCGCGCGGCGCAGCGGCTCGGTGCCGACGTACTCGCGTTCGACGCTTCCACCTCGTCGACGACCAAGGGCGAGACCGCGCTCGACACCCTCAGGAACATCGAGGCGATGGGCGTGCGCGGATTCGTGGTGCGCCACGCCGCCGATGGCGCGGTGGCGTCGCTGGCCGCGGCCGCCGGTGCCGGCACCGCACTGGTCAACGCCGGCGACGGCCGCAGCGCGCATCCCACCCAGGGCCTGCTCGACATGCTGACCCTACGCCAGGCCAAGGGGCGCGACTTCTCTGCCCTGAAGGTGGCGATCGTCGGCGACATCCGCCATTCGCGGGTGGCACGTTCCGACCTGCATGCATTGCGCACGCTGGGCGCGGGCGAAATCCGCGTCTGCGCGCCGGCCTCGCTGCTGCCCACCGACGCGACCCTCGACGGTTGCCAGGTCTTCGACGACTTCGATGCCGCACTCGACGGCGTCGATGCGGTGATGATGCTGCGCCTGCAGCGCGAGCGGATGGAGGAGGGGCTGGTGCCGTCGCTGGAGGGCTACCACCGCGATTACGGCCTGACGATGGCGCGCCTGCGTCGCGCAGCGGCGGAGGCGGTGGTGCTGCACCCCGGGCCGATGAACCGCGGCGTGGAAATCGATGACGAGGTCGCGGATGGCCCGCAGTCGCTGATCCTGCGCCAGGTCGCCAACGGCGTGGCGGTGCGCGCGGCGGTGCTGGAAGCGCTGCTCGGCTGA
- a CDS encoding PTS sugar transporter subunit IIA, whose translation MTVGVLLVTHEGIGTALVAVAGRLLRPLPLKVEAFEVPFDADPEALLPAASAALRRVDGGAGVLILTDLYGASPSNLAARVARLGTPARRVSGLNLPMLLRVLNYPELGLQELPTVAAAGARIGVIHDDA comes from the coding sequence ATGACAGTCGGCGTCCTCCTCGTCACCCATGAAGGCATCGGAACCGCGCTGGTCGCGGTCGCGGGCCGCCTGTTGCGGCCGCTGCCACTGAAGGTGGAGGCGTTCGAGGTGCCCTTCGATGCCGACCCCGAAGCCCTGCTGCCCGCGGCCAGCGCCGCGCTGCGGCGCGTGGATGGTGGCGCCGGCGTGCTGATCCTGACCGACCTCTACGGCGCCAGCCCGAGCAACCTTGCCGCGCGCGTCGCCCGCCTGGGCACGCCGGCGCGGCGGGTGTCGGGCCTCAACCTGCCGATGCTGCTGCGGGTTCTGAACTACCCGGAGCTCGGCCTGCAGGAGCTGCCCACGGTGGCGGCCGCCGGGGCGCGCATCGGGGTGATCCATGACGATGCCTGA
- a CDS encoding YqgE/AlgH family protein yields MQTDPTPLASQLLIALPALSDPNFARAVTLICQHDGDGAMGVMVNRVSEYTLGDVFEQMDITSADALLCAQPVLAGGPVHPERGFVVHDGSRSFDSTLRIGDDLHVTTSRDVLEAMARGEGPERALVALGCAGWGAGQLESELTENTWLTVPADAELLFALPLEARWNAAAERIGVDLQRLADYSGHA; encoded by the coding sequence ATGCAGACCGACCCCACGCCGCTCGCCAGCCAGCTGCTGATCGCGCTGCCGGCGCTGTCCGATCCGAACTTCGCGCGCGCGGTCACGCTGATCTGCCAGCACGATGGTGACGGCGCCATGGGCGTGATGGTCAACCGCGTGTCCGAATACACCCTCGGCGACGTGTTCGAGCAGATGGACATCACCAGCGCCGACGCGCTGCTGTGTGCGCAACCGGTGCTCGCCGGCGGCCCGGTGCATCCGGAGCGCGGTTTCGTCGTGCATGACGGCAGCCGCAGTTTCGATTCGACCCTGCGCATCGGCGACGACCTGCACGTGACCACCTCGCGCGACGTGCTCGAGGCGATGGCGCGTGGCGAAGGTCCGGAGCGCGCGCTGGTCGCGCTCGGCTGCGCCGGCTGGGGGGCGGGGCAGCTGGAATCCGAACTCACCGAGAACACCTGGCTGACGGTGCCGGCGGACGCCGAACTGCTGTTCGCGCTGCCGCTGGAAGCACGCTGGAACGCCGCGGCCGAGCGCATCGGCGTGGACCTGCAGCGGCTCGCGGACTACTCGGGCCACGCCTGA
- the hpf gene encoding ribosome hibernation-promoting factor, HPF/YfiA family, with protein sequence MRTDIHGHQIDVTPALRDYVDSKMERLARHFDRPCDLRIQLSIDKPHHKAEGTVSISGRTLHADATGVDMYAAIDLLADKLDRLLVKQKSKLVDHHRGENPARTASFG encoded by the coding sequence ATGCGTACCGACATCCACGGCCATCAGATCGACGTCACCCCCGCCCTGCGCGACTATGTCGACAGCAAGATGGAACGACTCGCCAGGCATTTCGACCGGCCGTGCGACCTGCGGATCCAGCTCAGCATCGACAAGCCCCATCACAAGGCCGAGGGCACCGTGTCCATTTCGGGCCGCACCCTGCACGCAGATGCGACCGGGGTCGATATGTATGCGGCGATCGACCTTCTCGCGGACAAGCTCGACCGGCTCCTGGTCAAGCAGAAGAGCAAGCTGGTCGATCATCACCGCGGTGAGAACCCGGCACGCACCGCCAGCTTCGGCTGA